A window of Euwallacea similis isolate ESF13 chromosome 10, ESF131.1, whole genome shotgun sequence contains these coding sequences:
- the LOC136411512 gene encoding zinc finger CCCH domain-containing protein 15 homolog, which yields MPPKKAPGAAAAPSKKTEQKKKEKVIEDKTFGLKNKKGAKQQKFIQQVEKQVKSGGIHPLKEATKKSDKELKLKEQKEMNMLFKPVQSQKIEKGADPKSIVCAFFKQGQCGKGERCKFSHDLTIERKAEKRSLYVDMRDDDENDTMENWDEEKLKEVIEKKHGKTGKLPTTDIICKHFLEAVEKSKYGWFWQCPTGENCIYRHALPPGFVLKKDKKKDDKKDEITLEELIEKERAALGPTQTKVTLETFLAWKKQNILKKKEAAKKDEDKKRSDFKAGRQVGLSGREMFSFNPDMAIEYDLEEGDEAFDSSLYKNEEEDAIEYKEINLDILESDSGEVDGSGTVASEDRFKNSTSSSSNRLEAAAVPINENLFLEDDLEGLDDELEDLELED from the exons ATGCCCCCGAAAAAGGCGCCCGGTGCGGCAGCGGCACCCAGCAAGAAAACTGAGCAGAAGAAAAAGGAGAAAGTTATTGAG GACAAAACCTTCGGCTTGAAGAACAAAAAAGGGGCCAAACAACAAAAGTTCATCCAGCAAGTGGAAAAGCAAGTAAAGTCAGGTGGCATTCACCCCTTAAAGGAGGCAACAAAGAAAAGCGACAAAGAGTTGAAGTTGAAGGAGCAGAAGGAGATGAATATGCTCTTTAAGCCTGTTCAAAGTCAAAAAATTGAGAAAG GCGCTGACCCAAAGTCTATTGTCTGTGCCTTCTTCAAGCAGGGGCAATGTGGAAAAGGAGAGAGGTGTAAATTCTCTCATGATCTCACAATTGAGCGCAAAGCTGAGAAGAGATCTCTTTATGTAGACATGAGAGACGATGATGAGAATGACACCATGGAGAATTGGGACGAGGAGAAACTCAAAGAGGTCATTGAGAAGAAGCATGGGAAAACTGGGAAATTGCCCACAACTGATATT ATCTGTAAACACTTCCTAGAAGCTGTGGAGAAGTCGAAATATGGTTGGTTCTGGCAATGCCCTACAGGAGAAAATTGTATCTATCGTCACGCACTACCTCCAGGATTTGTGCTCAAAAAAGACAAGAAGAAAGATGacaaaaaagatgaaataaCACTAGAGGAACTCATTGAAAAAGAGAGAGCAGCACTAGGGCCTACTCAAACTAAGGTTACACTAGAGACATTCCTTGcatggaaaaaacaaaacatccTAAAGAAAAAGGAGGCCGCCAAGAAAGATGAAGACAAGAAACGCAGTGATTTCAAAGCAGGTAGACAAGTGGGACTCTCGGGTAGGGAAATGTTCAGCTTTAATCCAGACATGGCGATTGAATATGACTTAGAAGAAGGAGATGAAGCCTTTGACTCTTCTCTCTATAAAAATGAGGAAGAAGACGCAATTGaatacaaagaaattaatttggaTATATTGGAGAGTGACTCTGGTGAAGTGGATGGGTCTGGAACTGTGGCCTCTGAAGatcgatttaaaaattctaccAGTAGTTCATCAAACAGACTAGAAGCAGCTGCAGTAccaataaatgaaaatcttttCCTTGAAGATGACTTAGAAGGCCTGGATGATGAACTGGAGGATTTAGAGCTGGAAGATTGA
- the Noc1 gene encoding CCAAT/enhancer-binding protein zeta has product MKFNKKNRRFKSAPKPPTAVDDYELSEDYKETRKWYQEELNEPKTSSPLTEQVLIELKEEAQKCHEAEVANYNIKNSKTNSNFQWMKTVMVKGTVSDRIAAYTVVIQDNPMCNLETLRNMVNMVKVGKKNECFTVMETLTELFLSDLLKPNQKLVPFHSKPLSAVNEMSSGNGIKRRKILSLWHFEDQLKEVFTSYILALNKAAQDTVDSNKEKAIAAMYKLLSGNPEQEKNLLSNIINKLGDPSQKVASKAIYCLTQLLFKHPNMQEVILKEVEKLLFRPNVGTRAQYYCLCFLSQFYLSHEEPQLAKKIIDVYLAFFKACVKKGEVDSRMMSALLMGINRAYPYAKLQFEDMSSHVDTLYRLAHMTNFNIGLQVLMLLFHVTGEKMADRYYNTLYRKLGDCKLLTTTHQAMLLSLLYKSLLKDTQPDRTKMFIKRLLQIGLFVQPSFSCGVLYLISQLLSKKPELQSLALDELKSFDLDRFEEGEDKYYDIKDEEDNIVIDDEIDEKPDLEVSFKGSSWVHSNGRDLKPIVKCNPLARNPLYGGGQFAVYTELRYLTSHFHPTVALWAESLLKGRKVDYIGDPLKDFTLIRFLDRFVFKNPKCLEDRSGAHPTFGKRKFYKPKGIKTLPVTSASYLNEIEENIPVDERFLYSYLQKKFQNKSQFDQEDSDLESVQSEEFEEMLDKMAGIKDVEDDELDYLGEIGDSLKKKKKSSSTKISQDSEEEQENSLSDNDYDEELKATEEDLDLMDDLSEGDVEEDLEFSLDSEEEPSSSSKKKQKDTTSLFASAEEFAALLDDEGSSKQKPGTSSVMANKDKASQRQLDWEANRNNWIKGFDRAISGKKSLKKRSNKGKVHHKNKKFKTK; this is encoded by the exons atgaaattcaataaaaagaaCAGAAGATTTAAGTCAGCCCCAAAGCCCCCTACTGCAGTTGATGACTATGAGTTAAGCGAAGATTATAAGGAAACTAGGAAATGGTACCAAGAAGAGTTAAATGAACCTAAAACATCCTCTCCCTTAACCGAGCAGGTGTTAATTGAGTTGAAAGAAGAAGCACAGAAATGCCACGAGGCTGAAGTAGCTAATTATAACATTA aaaattcaaaaacaaattccaaCTTTCAATGGATGAAAACTGTAATGGTCAAAGGAACTGTGTCTGATAGGATAGCTGCTTACACTGTAGTAATCCAAGATAATCCCATGTGCAATCTAGAAACTTTGCGCAATATGGTGAATATGGTCAAAGTTGGCAAGAAGAATGAGTGTTTCACCGTTATGG AGACCCTGACAGAGCTGTTTCTCTCTGACTTACTTAAGCCTAATCAAAAACTTGTGCCATTCCATTCAAAACCTCTGTCAGCAGTAAATGAAATGAGCTCTGGAAATGGCATTAAGAGACGCAAAATTTTGAGCTTATGGCACTTTGAGGACCAGCTAAAAGAAGTGTTTACTTCCTATATTTTGGCATTAAATAAAGCAGCTCAAGATACAGTAGATAGCAACAAAGAGAAGGCCATTGCTGCCATGTACAAACTTCTTTCGGGAAACCCTGAGCAGGAAAAG AACCTTCTCTCAAACATCATCAACAAGCTAGGGGATCCCTCTCAAAAAGTAGCATCAAAGGCAATTTACTGCCTCACTCAGCTGCTTTTCAAGCATCCAAACATGCAAGAAGTTATACTAAAAGAGGTAGAAAAGCTACTTTTTAGACCCAATGTGGGCACTCGCGCGCAATACTACTGCCTCTGTTTCCTAAGCCAGTTTTATTTGAGTCACGAGGAGCCTCAATTAGCCAAAAAGATCATTGATGTATATTTAGCCTTTTTTAAAGCTTGTGTCAAAAAG GGGGAGGTGGATAGTCGAATGATGTCCGCCCTTCTCATGGGCATAAATCGGGCTTATCCTTACGCAAAACTACAATTTGAGGACATGTCTAGTCATGTGGATACGTTATATCGATTGGCGCATATGACAAACTTCAATATTGGTCTACAAGTATTGATGTTGCTCTTCCATGTCACTGGGGAGAAGATGGCTGATAG atATTATAACACCTTATACAGGAAATTGGGCGACTGCAAACTCTTGACTACCACGCACCAAGCCATGCTCCTTTCACTCCTGTATAAATCCCTTTTAAAGGACACTCAGCCTGATCGCACTAAAATGTTCATTAAGAGACTGCTGCAAATAGGTCTGTTTGTGCAGCCCTCCTTTTCCTGTGGAGTTTTATATTTGATCTCTCAATTGCTCTCAAAAAAACCCGAACTTCAATCTTTGGCCTTAGACGAATTGAAATCGTTCGATTTAGACCGTTTTGAAGAGGGCGAGGACAAATATTATGATATAAAAGATGAGGAAGATAATATTGTTATTGACGATGAAATAGATGAGAAACCAGACTTGGAAGTTTCGTTCAAAGGTTCCAGCTGGGTGCACTCAAATGGCAGAGATTTAAAGCCAATAGTTAAATGCAATCCCCTTGCTAGGAACCCTTTGTATGGAGGCGGACAATTTGCCGTTTATACAGAGCTACGATATTTGACTTCACACTTTCATCCCACTGTAGCGTTGTGGGCAGAGAGTTTACTTAAAGGCCGAAAAGTGGATTACATTGGAGATCCTCTGAAAGATTTTACATTAATTCGCTTCCTAGATAGGTTCGTGTTTAAAAACCCAAAATGTCTGGAAGACAGAAGTGGCGCTCATCCAACTTTCGGAAAAAGAAAGTTCTACAAGCCGAAAGGAATTAAAACTTTGCCGGTAACATCCGCAAGTTACTTGAATGAGATAGAAGAAAACATACCTGTTGATGAGAGGTTTCTCTATTC GTACCTTCAGAAGAAATTCCAGAACAAGTCCCAATTTGACCAAGAGGACAGTGATTTGGAATCAGTTCAAAGCGAAGAATTCGAAGAAATGCTTGACAAAATGGCGGGTATAAAGGATGTTGAGGATGACGAGTTGGATTATCTAGGTGAAATTGGTGATAgtttgaagaaaaagaaaaagtcttCTTCcactaaaatttctcaagatAGCGAAGAGGAGCAGGAAAATAGTCTCAGTGATAATGATTATGATGAAGAGTTGAAAGCAACTGAAGAAGATTTAG atttaatgGATGACTTAAGTGAAGGGGATGTTGAGGAAGACCTGGAATTCTCTTTAGACTCTGAAGAAGAACCATCATCTTCTagtaaaaagaaacaaaaggACACAACTTCTCTATTCGCTTCTGCAGAAGAATTTGCAGCCCTACTAGATGATGAAGGGAGCTCAAAGCAAAAACCAGGCACTTCCAGCGTTATGGCCAACAAAGATAAAGCTA GTCAAAGGCAGCTGGATTGGGAAGCTAACCGGAATAACTGGATCAAAGGGTTTGATAGGGCCATAAGTGGAAAAAAATCGCTCAAAAAGCGGTCAAATAAAGGAAAGGTGCATCATAAAAACAAGaagtttaaaacaaaataa
- the Prp4k gene encoding uncharacterized protein Prp4k has translation MEKAEKKKAPELEKSECPPKKKHKKEHKHKHKKHTTEKPDKHKKHKKHKKLKHKEASPEHYTPERKAPTEALPVNGKQTKPKKELRTTEIKDVTEFITKGLTTKLPSLEGISSEENSMDVPEQDCDSDAIDMSVIEADMDLEELMKQKELLQAQLASASVEEVAEVVTVTEKSGSKEQKIVIEQEIISLLDSDEEPERKRSNRSSVHSKERIRDKNRKIRELLEKDKQRQRDKEHERQKEKARERQKDIRENSRDRRSFDRPTLRDRDSFHRDLRDFNKYRDTTRDSRGNREADRNNRYREERRRESDRQGHGKDRRHQEKRHKKVKEQDKFKDSLSEGQIKSKDDSSDSDVQIELDISIDDEDEDSIIEKRRKEREELLKRLGADAEDSNTNSSMPSSPVLEEKHGTALSERKLSLDAKEDKTADEESVGLENESLTPPLLPSMKPKEPEKEFGKGIKKAEWDMFSEQDVFKNNFSSPSAIVKAKGIGAENPALTDNWDDAEGYYRVRIGEILDTRYMVYGYTGQGVFSNVVRARDQARGNQDVAVKIIRNNEVMHKTGLKELEILKKLNDADPEDKMHCLRLIRHFFHKQHLCMVFEPLAMNLREVLKKYGKNVGLHIKAVRSYTQQLLLALKLLKKTGILHADIKPDNILVNDSKLVLKLCDFGSASKINENEITPYLVSRFYRAPEIILGMPYDYAIDMWSAACTIYELYAGRILFSGKSNNQMLKFFMDLKGKFPNKVIRRGFFKEQHFDSNCNFLYHEIDKVTEREKIVVMSVVKVNRDLQSELVAGQALPPDQLKKVTQLKDLLEKALAIDPAKRISLNNALTHPFIQDKI, from the exons ATGGAAAA GGCTGAAAAGAAAAAGGCTCCAGAATTAGAGAAAAGCGAATGTCCTCCAAAGAAGAAGCACAAGAAAGAACACAAACACAAACATAAAAAACACACTACAGAGAAGCCTGATAAACACAAGAAACACAAAAAGCATAAGAAACTGAAGCATAAAGAAGCAAGTCCAGAACACTATACCCCCGAGAGAAAAGCACCTACTGAGGCATTGCCAGTAAATGGAAAGCAAACGAAACCTAAAAAAGAACTGCGAACTACAGAAATTAAAGATGTCACTGAATTCATTACCAAAGGCCTCACAACTAAACTGCCCTCCTTAGAAGGAATCTCATCTGAAGAAAATAGTATGGATGTACCAGAACAGGATTGTGACTCTGATGCGATTGATATGAGTGTTATTGAAGCTGATATGGACTTGGAAGAGCTGATGAAGCAAAAGGAGTTGCTTCAAGCTCAGTTGGCCAGTGCTTCTGTGGAGGAGGTTGCAGAGGTTGTCACTGTTACTGAAAAAAGTGGAAGTAAAGAGCAAAAAATAGTTATAGAACAAGAAATTATCAGTTTGTTGGATTCAGATGAGGAACCTGAAAGGAAGAGGAGCAATCGAAGTTCCGTGCATTCAAAGGAGAGGATCAGGGATAAGAATAG GAAAATTAgggaattattagaaaaagatAAACAACGTCAGCGTGATAAAGAGCATGAGCGTCAAAAAGAAAAGGCACGTGAAAGACAAAAGGACATTAGGGAAAATTCTAGGGACCGAAGGTCATTTGACAGACCTACACTGAGAGATCGGGACAGTTTCCATAGGGACTTACgggattttaataaatacagAGACACAACTCGTGACTCTAGAGGGAATCGTGAAGCTGACAGGAATAACAGATATAGGGAGGAGAGGAGAAGAGAGAGTGATCGTCAAGGGCATGGCAAGGACAGGCGGCATCAAGAAAAGCGCCACAAGAAAGTTAAAGAACAGGACAAATTCAAAGATTCCCTGAGTGAAGGGCAAATAAAATCCAAAGATGATTCCTCAGATTCCGACGTGCAGATCGAATTGGACATCAGCATTGATGATGAGGATGAAGATTCAATAATTGAGAAACGTCGCAAAGAGCGGGAGGAGCTGTTGAAGCGTCTTGGAGCTGACGCTGAAGATTCAAACACAAATTCTTCTATGCCCTCTAGTCCTGTTCTTGAAGAGAAACACGGGACAGCTTTATCAGAGAGGAAATTGAGTTTAGATGCCAAAGAAGATAAAACTGCAGATGAGGAAAGTGTAGGGCTGGAAAATGAATCTTTAACTCCTCCCTTACTGCCCAGCATGAAGCCTAAGGAGCCTGAGAAGGAGTTCGGCAAGGGTATCAAGAAAGCCGAATGGGACATGTTTTCTGAACAGGAtgtttttaagaataattttagt TCCCCGAGCGCGATAGTGAAAGCTAAAGGTATTGGGGCTGAAAATCCTGCTTTAACTGACAATTGGGATGATGCAGAAGGATACTACAG AGTGAGGATCGGGGAAATCTTGGACACAAGGTACATGGTATATGGATACACAGGACAGGGAGTGTTCAGCAATGTAGTCCGGGCGCGAGACCAGGCCAGAGGCAACCAGGATGTTGCAGTTAAAATCATACGGAACAACGAAGTGAT GCATAAAACGGGCCTTAAAGAGCTGGAGATTCTTAAGAAGCTCAATGACGCCGATCCGGAGGACAAAATGCATTGTTTGCGACTAATCAGACACTTTTTCCACAAGCAACATTTGTGCATGGTGTTCGAGCCTCTCGCCATGAACCTGAGGGAGGTGCTGAAAAAATATGGCAAGAACGTTGGGCTCCACATCAAGGCAGTTCGCAGCTACACACAGCAACTCTTGCTGGCCTTGAAGTTACTGAAGAAGACTGGAATTTTGCACGCTG ACATAAAGCCCGATAACATCCTGGTGAATGACAGTAAATTGGTACTGAAATTGTGCGATTTCGGATCGGCGTCGAAGATTAACGAGAATGAAATTACGCCCTATTTGGTGTCGCGTTTCTACAGGGCTCCTGAAATCATCCTGGGCATGCCCTACGATTACGCAATTGATATGTGGAGCGCCGCGTGCACGATCTACGAGCTCTATGCGGGGCGCATCCTCTTCTCAGGAAAATCGAATAATCAAATGCTCAAATTCTTCATGGATTTGAAAGGGAAGTTCCCCAACAAGGTGATCCGAAGGGGGTTTTTCAAGGAGCAGCATTTCGATAgcaattgtaattttttgtatcaTGAGATCGATAAGGTCACCGAACGG GAAAAGATTGTGGTAATGTCGGTGGTAAAAGTGAACCGCGACCTCCAATCAGAGCTGGTCGCAGGTCAGGCCTTGCCCCCCGACCAGCTGAAAAAGGTGACCCAACTGAAGGATCTGCTGGAGAAGGCGCTGGCCATAGATCCAGCCAAGAGGATCAGTCTGAACAACGCGCTCACGCATCCGTTCATTCAAGACAAAATTTGA
- the Alr gene encoding FAD-linked sulfhydryl oxidase ALR translates to MNRRPTPLDNEQCRSCSSFSDYVKQTKKKQDKNGNTVVGTPVSDNLRHNESEEDGNKLRRSDCPLDKDELGNKSWGFLHTMAARYPEKPTQSQKCDMNTFFNVFAKFYPCQHCAEDLREELKVDPPNVDSQEELSQWLCRLHNKVNIKVGKEVFDCSKVKERWRDGWLDGSCD, encoded by the exons ATGAACAGACGTCCAACGCCCTTGGATAACGAACAATGCCGTTCGTGTTCTAGTTTCTCCGACTACgtaaaacaaaccaaaaagAAGCAGGATAAGAACGGAAACACGGTGGTAGGTACCCCGGTTTCCGACAACCTGAGACAT AACGAAAGTGAAGAGGATGGTAATAAACTTAGACGTTCAGATTGCCCCTTGGATAAAGATGAGTTGGGCAACAAATCCTGGGGTTTTCTCCATACCATGGCTGCTAGATACCCAGAGAAGCCTACCCAATCACAGAAATGCGACATGAATACCTTCTTCAATGTATTTGCGAAGTTTTATCCTTGCCAGCATTGTGCTGAAGATTTGAGAGAAGA GTTAAAAGTTGACCCCCCTAATGTAGATTCTCAGGAAGAGCTAAGTCAATGGCTGTGCCGACTTCACAATAAAGTAAACATTAAAGTTGGAAAAGAAGTTTTCGACTGCTCCAAAGTTAAGGAGAGGTGGAGGGATGGTTGGTTGGATGGCTCTTGTGATTAA
- the LOC136411923 gene encoding inositol monophosphatase 1, producing the protein MSCPSELDTFYTVVLQLTKDCGQLIKERISSRTKKVETKSGAIDFVTETDQEVERLLIEGLSTAFPGHKFIGEESVSSGAHCELTDAPTWIIDPVDGTMNFVHSFPHSCISIALFVNKLPAIGIVYNPMLDQLFTAQKGKGAYLNGQKISVSETKNLGDALILMEFGTSRDPERRNIILENQQKLMPQVHGLRALGSAALNMAMVACGAADAYFEFGIHIWDIAAGELIITEAGGVVIDPAGGEIDRLSRRVVGASSLELAKQLAKELSQFYPERD; encoded by the exons ATGTCTTGTCCCAGCGAACTTGATACATTTTATACAGTAGTTCTTCAGTTGACGAAAGACTGCGGCCAG TTAATCAAAGAGCGTATTTCATCGCGAACCAAAAAAGTTGAGACAAAATCTGGAGCCATTGATTTTGTGACTGAAACTGACCAGGAAGTTGAACGCCTGCTTATCGAAGGCCTTTCCACAGCGTTTCCTGGTCACAAATTCATAGGCGAAGAAAGCGTTTCCAGTGGGGCGCACTGCGAGCTTACAGACGCCCCAACATGGATCATAGATCCTGTCGATGGCACCATGAATTTTGTCCATTCATTCCCTCACTCATGCATTTCAATAGCTTTGTTTGTCAACAAACTTCCTGCTATTGGAATTGTGTATAATCCCATGTTGGATCAGTTATTTACTGCTCAAAAGGGCAAGGGGGCATATTTGAATGGTCAAAAGATTAGCGTGtctgaaactaaaaatttgggAGATGCCTTGATTTTAATGGAGTTTGGGACTAGTCGAGATCCAGAGAGGAGGAATATTATTCTGGAGAACCAGCAGAAGTTGATGCCTCAGGTGCATGG GCTTCGTGCTTTGGGTTCTGCAGCCTTAAACATGGCTATGGTGGCATGCGGAGCTGCTGATGCTTACTTTGAATTTGGTATTCACATCTGGGATATTGCAGCAGGGGAACTTATCATAACAGAGGCTGGAGGAGTGGTTATAGATCCTGCAGGAGGGGAG ATTGATAGGTTGTCAAGGAGAGTTGTGGGGGCTAGTTCATTGGAGTTAGCCAAACAGTTAGCCAAAGAGTTGTCTCAGTTTTACCCTGAGAGAGATTGA
- the ArgRS-m gene encoding probable arginine--tRNA ligase, mitochondrial, with translation MSTKLKLYVGRKILDSLGKSTKYSLVQLQSLIRVGNPEEKGKVDLTLPLDILETELGITNINHILKIQPDEIIRSVRLVRDNANRKISFEVDRGIFMKDVMENCFRPDLNIKPKNIVIEYSSPNVAKPFHFGHLRSTIIGNFLSNLNAFIKNKVTRLNYLGDWGTQFGFIKVGVQSLNYDLDALKSDPVKMLYQSYVHANKLAENDPIVLEKAKAEFLKLEKGLVEDLEFWHKILQFTKEELSKAYSRLGVTFDEYNYESMYGSKDIGHVIEVLRNKNILKKLNDGKEVADVGDRTVSIIKSDGTTLYLTRDIAAAIDRFNKFKFDKMYYVVENAQSDHFHALKSIINKMDLPWSDRMVHVKFGKIGGMSTRKGTAIFLNDILDECQEMVLKRQIESPTTKVPISDEETSDILGVSCVIINDLKQRRQKDYEFSWDRVLQVKGDTGVKLQYTHCRLHSLEQNFGGKPAELCNAEILKEDEVTVLLKEMARFQEVLHVANEQLEACVLVTYLFHLCNHVSKTLKHLKVKGADPEVAAQRLLLFNTAREVLKNGMIVLGLKPLNKM, from the exons ATGTCTACAAAACTCAAACTATATGTTGGAAGAAAG ATACTAGACTCCCTGGGCAAATCCACTAAATATTCCCTAGTGCAACTGCAAAGTCTCATCCGTGTGGGAAATCCCGAAGAAAAAGGCAAAGTCGACCTCACTCTACCTCTCGACATCCTTGAGACTGAGTTGGGCATCACCAACATCAACCACATACTCAAAATCCAGCCTGATGAAATTATACGAAGCGTGCGTTTGGTGCGCGACAATGCTAACAGAAAGATCAGTTTCGAGGTCGATCGGGGCATCTTCATGAAAGATGTTATGGAGAATTGCTTCCGCCCAGATCTGAACATTAAGCCAAAGAACATAGTCATAGAGTATAGTTCACCCAATGTGGCAAAGCCATTCCATTTTGGCCACTTGCGATCGACAATTATAGGCAACTTCCTTAGCAACCTGAACGCATTTATTAAGAATAAAGTCACAAGACTGAACTATTTGGGTGATTGGGGCACTCAATTTGGATTTATTAAAGTGGGTGTACAGAGTTTGAATTATGATCTTGATGCTCTGAAATCTGACCCTGTGAAGATGTTATATCAATCTTATGTACATGCTAATAAATTGGCTGAGAATGATCCAATAGTACTGGAGAAGGCCAAGGctgaatttttgaagttggAAAAGGGTTTGGTGGAAGATTTGGAGTTCTGGCATAAAATTCTTCAGTTTACAAAAGAGGAACTATCAAAGGCTTATAGTAGACTGGGGGTGACCTTTGATGAGTACAATTACGAGTCCATGTATGGGTCCAAGGATATTGGTCATGTTATTGAAGTGttgagaaacaaaaacatattgaAGAAGCTAAATGATGGGAAAGAG GTGGCGGATGTAGGCGATCGAACAGTCTCAATTATAAAAAGTGATGGAACCACATTGTACCTCACTCGAGATATAGCTGCAGCAATTGACCGATTTAACAAGTTCAAGTTTGACAAAATGTATTATGTGGTTGAAAACGCGCAGAGTGATCACTTCCATGCTCTTAAGAGCATTATCAATAAAATGGATTTACCATGGTCTGACCGTATGGTACATGTTAAATTTGGTAAGATTGGGGGCATGAGCACTAGGAAAGGAACTGCCATTTTCCTTAACGACATCCTGGATGAATGCCAGGAGATGGTGCTGAAGAGGCAGATTGAGTCTCCCA CCACCAAAGTGCCAATAAGTGATGAGGAAACCTCTGACATCTTGGGAGTGAGCTGTGTCATAATAAATGACCTGAAGCAGCGCAGACAGAAGGACTATGAGTTCAGCTGGGACCGAGTTCTGCAA GTGAAGGGCGACACTGGCGTGAAACTGCAATATACCCACTGCCGACTTCACAGTTTGGAGCAAAACTTCGGGGGGAAGCCTGCGGAACTATGCAACGCGGAGATTTTGAAAGAGGATGAAGTAACGGTATTACTCAAAGAAATGGCCAGATTCCAGGAAGTGTTGCATGTGGCCAATGAGCAACTAGAGGCCTGCGTTTTGGTGACTTATCTATTCCACTTATG CAACCATGTGAGCAAGACGCTGAAGCATCTGAAGGTGAAAGGAGCAGATCCGGAGGTTGCTGCACAGCGACTGCTGCTCTTCAACACTGCCCGTGAAGTGCTGAAAAACGGGATGATCGTTTTGGGGCTGAAGCCATTGAACAAAATGTGA
- the LOC136411513 gene encoding nicotinamide riboside kinase 1, with amino-acid sequence MALRKYGVLVVGISGATCSGKTTTAKQLRELLPNSIVFSQDNYFFPIDSPRHKWIPELKHINWDIVSSLDMARMTREIQGYISQLNPDCIHIVIIEGFCIFNYKPLAEICNLKYYFTLDYEECYKRRIKRVYEPPDVAGYFEKCVWPEHLKQLAEVQNVISDVRYFNGNSTNEVDEIAADIARIL; translated from the coding sequence ATGGCTCTCCGGAAATACGGAGTGTTGGTGGTGGGCATCAGCGGAGCCACTTGCAGCGGTAAAACCACTACAGCCAAGCAACTAAGGGAATTGTTGCCCAATTCCATTGTATTCAGCCAGGACAACTATTTTTTCCCAATAGACTCACCTCGGCACAAATGGATTCCTGAGCTGAAGCACATAAATTGGGATATTGTCAGCTCATTAGATATGGCAAGAATGACTCGAGAAATACAGGGATACATTAGCCAACTGAATCCTGATTGTATACACATTGTGATTATCGAAggtttttgtatatttaactACAAGCCACTAGCAGAGATTTGCAATCTCAAATACTACTTTACATTGGATTATGAGGAGTGTTACAAAAGGAGAATAAAGAGAGTGTATGAGCCCCCAGATGTAGCTGgttattttgagaaatgtgTGTGGCCTGAGCATTTAAAGCAACTTGCTGAGGTGCAGAATGTAATCAGTGATGTCAGGTATTTCAATGGGAATAGTACAAATGAGGTGGATGAAATTGCTGCTGATATTGCTAGAATCCTATAG